DNA sequence from the Phycisphaerae bacterium genome:
CGCCCAGCGCCGCGTCCGCGATGCGTTTGACTCGATCGGTCGCGGGACGGATACGAGCGGAGTGGTGCTCGAACTTCGTCGCCGCGATAACGGTCGGCCCATCTGGATTCAGTGGTGGTCGAAGCCCGATCCCAGCGGCAAATATACCCGCACGATGTTCATCGACATCACTGACCGCGTGCTCATGGAGCGCGAGCAGGCCCGTCTCCAGGCCCAAAACCTCTACCTTCAGGAGGAGATCAAATCCGTCCATAACTTTGAGGAAATAGTCGGGCGCAGCCCCGCGCTGTCGGCCGTTTTGAATCATGTCGCGCAGGTGGCCCCGACCGAAACATCTGTCCTGATCACCGGCGAGACGGGGACTGGCAAGGAACTGATCGCGCGAGCGGTCCACTCGCATAGCCCGCGCCGCGACAAGCCGTTGATCAAGGTCAATTGCGCCGCCCTACCCACGGGTCTGGTGGAGAGCGAGTTGTTCGGCCATGAAAAGGGCGCCTTTAGTGGAGCGATCGCCAGGCGCATCGGCCGCTTCGAATTGGCCAATGGAGGAACGATCTTTCTCGACGAGGTCGGCGACGTGCCGATGGAGGTGCAGGTCAAGCTCCTGCGCGTCCTGCAGGAACGCGAGTTCGACCGGGTCGGCGGCAGCGCGCCGATCAAGGCGGACGTGCGTGTGATCGCGGCGACCAACCGCAATCTGTTGCAGGCTGTCAAGGACAAGACGTTTCGCGAGGACCTCTACTATCGCCTGAGCGTATTCCCCATTCATCTGCCTCCCTTACGGGATCGCACCGAAGACATACCCATGCTGGTCCAGTTTCTCGCCAACAGATTCTCCGCCCGCATCGGCAAGGCGATCGACGGCATCGCCCCGGAAACCATGAATCGGCTGGTCGCCTATTCCTGGCCGGGAAATGTCCGCGAGTTAGAGAATGTGCTGGAGCGCGCGGTGATCCTGGCTACCGGAAAGACCCTCGAAATCGATCCAGCCGTTTTTGCGGCCACCGTTCCAGCGCAACCGCATGCACCCCCGGCGACCAGCCTTGAATCGACGGAGCGCAGTCACATCCTTTCCGTATTGAAACAGACCCAATGGGTGATCGACGGACCGGCCGGGGCGGCCAAAATCCTCGATCTCCACCCCAACACCCTTCGCAGCCGCCTAAAAAAGCTCGGAATCTCTCGGCCCTCCCACGAAGGTTTGTAGCCGCCACGAAATCTCGTGGCACCCCCATCGATTCGCGCAAGCTTCGTCGATCGACTTCGCCGCGCCTAACTCTCCACAACACAGTCACTTTGGCGAATCGCGGCCGTCCGAGCGTGCCGTGGCATGGCCCGTGCTTTAGCGGGGGACGACGAAAGGAGTTCGCCGTGTTCAGAATCAGCAAGTCGACACTGGATGAGACCGTGACGTTCAAGTTCGAGGGCACGCTGCGGGGTGATTGGGTCCAGGAAGCGGACCGCGTTTGCCACAACGCCGCCGGCAAGGCGAATCGCACCTTGCTTGATCTCTCAGAGCTGA
Encoded proteins:
- a CDS encoding STAS domain-containing protein; its protein translation is MFRISKSTLDETVTFKFEGTLRGDWVQEADRVCHNAAGKANRTLLDLSELSFVDSAGVGLLRGLINRGAEISACSSFVSEVLQREKRP
- a CDS encoding sigma 54-interacting transcriptional regulator, whose protein sequence is MTDSRDTVQAMAGNRIATVLQDNDEIAALRAIVEGTATNVGQEFFQSLVRHLASATGTKYAFVAEFLEGTRARTIAFWFRDGISDAVEWDLRGTPCEDVLAGNLCHHPHGVSQKFPQDKPLVEWKIESYLGVPLRDSKGQVMGHLAVFDDRPMPEEPRRMFIFRIFAARAAAEMERIGVEKRLRESEQRFRDLFEEAPIAYVHEDLESRFISANRAAMKILGITPEQVAGTVGMSFIPDTPDAQRRVRDAFDSIGRGTDTSGVVLELRRRDNGRPIWIQWWSKPDPSGKYTRTMFIDITDRVLMEREQARLQAQNLYLQEEIKSVHNFEEIVGRSPALSAVLNHVAQVAPTETSVLITGETGTGKELIARAVHSHSPRRDKPLIKVNCAALPTGLVESELFGHEKGAFSGAIARRIGRFELANGGTIFLDEVGDVPMEVQVKLLRVLQEREFDRVGGSAPIKADVRVIAATNRNLLQAVKDKTFREDLYYRLSVFPIHLPPLRDRTEDIPMLVQFLANRFSARIGKAIDGIAPETMNRLVAYSWPGNVRELENVLERAVILATGKTLEIDPAVFAATVPAQPHAPPATSLESTERSHILSVLKQTQWVIDGPAGAAKILDLHPNTLRSRLKKLGISRPSHEGL